A stretch of the Papaver somniferum cultivar HN1 chromosome 6, ASM357369v1, whole genome shotgun sequence genome encodes the following:
- the LOC113287976 gene encoding uncharacterized protein LOC113287976 — MVSIHCHCPALAPLLPHNKQHNVSKTKTLLWLPNIPKQMPSDYYRMKNHTSLRMKTQAFTTSSLELIDITSSPAASGDISVFLQTSALLIAVYLFSNFIVPDLIVKNLQKRNESREQEEENPRRR, encoded by the exons ATGGTTAGCATCCATTGCCACTGTCCTGCATTAGCTCCTCTACTACCACACAATAAACAGCACAATGTTTCAAAGACAAAGACCCTGCTCTGGCTTCCTAACATTCCTAAACAAATGCCCAGTGATTACTACAGAATGAAAAACCACACTTCACTAAGAATGAAGACCCAAGCTTTCACCACTTCTTCACTGGAACTCATAGATATCACTTCTTCACCTGCTGCTTCTGGTGATATTTCTGTCTTCCTGCAAACAAG TGCATTGCTCATCGCGGTGTATTTGTTTTCGAACTTTATTGTGCCAGACTTAATAGTCAAGAATCTTCAAAAAAGGAACGAAAGCAGAGAACAGGAAGAAGAGAACCCCAGGAGAAGATAA
- the LOC113287975 gene encoding uncharacterized protein LOC113287975 isoform X1, whose translation METSTSPSSSSSSFVSKAKTAFHSAAAKAEKVLTDIKVDFKSNSPDGSQEEEQQFGKSYRKYRPESISTKTDNKQLGRKQDWQDRFKNMRRGKQEADNKNESSPKSGSQGFNDIPKQIDPRMKETGKGPPSAKEEDLNKNALKIPPTSVVKQLAVAVESGKKLKTMKDFLASTRDSSPVRERSGLSFSAMKSLVLRDKEDKSTSEFGDDDEVVSFIKTLFDAEGQLLLKRNHSGSAATSLPRDIHAAPPDTFVVRLSEIIGRFMTLRKMALFWWRVVEELRRLWAEEQPIPRVPLDENPDLNSCLLYQQLQVINCCISRKRRRAIATETLDSILREASIHVDPIDVSASSVSSSVLYARLSSGELVLRLGADHPYEGVRMLETGEPVYAPVTQEGPLLTEDLIKETEELVLRTGSVGAGCSQLLSDMQAFKAANPGCIVEDFVRWHSPPDWSETNPDEEVKDCSDGGDATSRRGYLSTRMQKEGNLWHELWGTSKPLPAVKQAPLFDEELAVEGILSFLEDIAPSELFQQLFVSILGSAFVIAEGPLSKNSNLSKLFYECKDYVTATCQTSKWTDNIDDLCQVYGTVETMLVNPEDGLKLINQSEETTAPEEPKHRFKKLIQKISGKDRQFLRRQSSENDKSQEEKPQRQAFPNPFEGKSSLFSKKPPKPIPSTEIETPLFPDDMIGQVFHSCKYAM comes from the exons ATGGAGACATCTACATCTCCTTCTTCATCGTCATCTTCATTTGTTTCAAAAGCTAAAACGGCTTTCCATTCAGCGGCAGCAAAAGCGGAGAAAGTTCTGACGGATATTAAAGTAGATTTCAAGTCCAACTCTCCTG ACGGTagtcaagaagaagaacaacaatttGGTAAGAGTTATAGGAAGTATCGGCCCGAATCGATTTCTACAAAGACTGATAATAAACAG TTAGGGAGAAAGCAGGATTGGCAGGATAGGTTTAAAAACATGAGGAGAGGGAAACAAGAAGCAGACAATAAAAATGAGAGCTCTCCCAAGTCGGGTTCGCAGGGGTTTAATGATATTCCTAAACAGATTGATCCCAGAATGAAG GAAACAGGAAAGGGACCACCTTCTGCCAAAGAAGAGGATCTGAATAAGAATGCGCTTAAGATTCCCCCAACATCAGTTGTTAAACAACTTGCAGTAGCTGTTGA GTCTGGAAAGAAGTTGAAAACAATGAAAGATTTTCTGGCATCAACCAGAGATTCATCTCCTGTCAGGGAGAGATCAGGCTTAAGCTTTTCTGCTATGAAGTCGTTAGTGCTTCGTGACAAGGAGGATAAATCGACTTCCGAGTTTGGTGACGATGATGAAGTTGTATCTTTTATCAAAACGTTGTTTGATGCTG AGGGTCAACTTCTCCTAAAGAGGAACCATTCTGGTTCAGCAGCGACTTCTTTGCCTAGAGATATCCATGCTGCTCCACCAGATACCTTTGTTGTTAGACTCTCTGAAATCATTGGAAGGTTCATGACTCTGCGTAAAATGGCATTATTTTGGTGGAGGGTTGTTGAAGAA TTGAGAAGACTATGGGCTGAAGAACAACCCATACCTCGAGTTCCCCTGGATGAGAACCCCGATTTGAATTCCTGTCTTCTCTATCAGCAATTGCAGGTCATCAATTGTTGTATTTCTAGGAAAAGACGGCGTGCGATTGCCACAGAAACACTAGATTCCATACTTAGAGAAGCCAGTATACATGTAGATCCAATAGATGTTTCTGCAAGCTCGGTTTCGTCCTCAGTGTTGTATGCTAGACTTAGCAGCGGGGAACTAGTTCTTCGGCTAGGAGCTGATCATCCATATGAAGGTGTAAGGATGTTGGAAACTGGAGAACCAGTATACGCTCCTGTAACACAG GAAGGACCTCTTCTTACAGAAGATCTTATCAAAGAAACGGAGGAGCTTGTTCTGCGGACCGGGAG TGTTGGTGCCGGGTGTTCTCAACTCCTCTCTGATATGCAGGCTTTTAAG GCTGCAAATCCTGGGTGCATTGTAGAAGATTTTGTTAGATGGCACTCACCCCCAGACTGGTCAGAAACAAATCCAGATGAGGAGGTTAAAGATTGCTCAGATGGAGGAGATGCAACATCTAGACGAGGTTACTTGAGTACGCGAATGCAGAAAGAAG GAAATCTGTGGCATGAACTATGGGGAACTTCCAAACCATTACCTGCTGTCAAACAAGCACCACTATTCGATGAAGAATTGGCAGT GGAAGGCATCTTGAGTTTCTTAGAAGACATCGCTCCATCTGAGCTTTTCCAGCAATTGTTTGTTTCTATA CTTGGTTCGGCTTTTGTAATTGCTGAAGGTCCATTGTCCAAGAACAGTAACTTGTCTAAGCTGTTTTATGAGTGTAAAGACTATGTAACTGCCACTTGTCAAACTTCCAAGTGGACTGATAATATTGACGATCTCTGCCAG GTTTATGGAACAGTAGAAACGATGTTAGTTAATCCTGAGGATGGTTTAAAGCTCATTAATCAATCTGAAGAAACTACGGCCCCAGAAGAACCAAAGCATCGTTTTAAGAAACTAATACAAAAAATTAGTGGCAAAGATAGACAGTTCTTGAGAAGACAAAGCTCAGAAAATGACAAGAGTCAAGAAGAGAAGCCCCAACGCCAGGCATTCCCAAACCCATTTGAAgggaaatcatctttgttttcaaAGAAGCCCCCTAAGCCCATCCCCTCTACCGAAATCGAGACACCCTTGTTTCCGGATGATATGATCGGACAGGTGTTTCACAGTTGCAAATACGCTATGTAA
- the LOC113287975 gene encoding rab3 GTPase-activating protein catalytic subunit-like isoform X2, giving the protein MRRGKQEADNKNESSPKSGSQGFNDIPKQIDPRMKETGKGPPSAKEEDLNKNALKIPPTSVVKQLAVAVESGKKLKTMKDFLASTRDSSPVRERSGLSFSAMKSLVLRDKEDKSTSEFGDDDEVVSFIKTLFDAEGQLLLKRNHSGSAATSLPRDIHAAPPDTFVVRLSEIIGRFMTLRKMALFWWRVVEELRRLWAEEQPIPRVPLDENPDLNSCLLYQQLQVINCCISRKRRRAIATETLDSILREASIHVDPIDVSASSVSSSVLYARLSSGELVLRLGADHPYEGVRMLETGEPVYAPVTQEGPLLTEDLIKETEELVLRTGSVGAGCSQLLSDMQAFKAANPGCIVEDFVRWHSPPDWSETNPDEEVKDCSDGGDATSRRGYLSTRMQKEGNLWHELWGTSKPLPAVKQAPLFDEELAVEGILSFLEDIAPSELFQQLFVSILGSAFVIAEGPLSKNSNLSKLFYECKDYVTATCQTSKWTDNIDDLCQVYGTVETMLVNPEDGLKLINQSEETTAPEEPKHRFKKLIQKISGKDRQFLRRQSSENDKSQEEKPQRQAFPNPFEGKSSLFSKKPPKPIPSTEIETPLFPDDMIGQVFHSCKYAM; this is encoded by the exons ATGAGGAGAGGGAAACAAGAAGCAGACAATAAAAATGAGAGCTCTCCCAAGTCGGGTTCGCAGGGGTTTAATGATATTCCTAAACAGATTGATCCCAGAATGAAG GAAACAGGAAAGGGACCACCTTCTGCCAAAGAAGAGGATCTGAATAAGAATGCGCTTAAGATTCCCCCAACATCAGTTGTTAAACAACTTGCAGTAGCTGTTGA GTCTGGAAAGAAGTTGAAAACAATGAAAGATTTTCTGGCATCAACCAGAGATTCATCTCCTGTCAGGGAGAGATCAGGCTTAAGCTTTTCTGCTATGAAGTCGTTAGTGCTTCGTGACAAGGAGGATAAATCGACTTCCGAGTTTGGTGACGATGATGAAGTTGTATCTTTTATCAAAACGTTGTTTGATGCTG AGGGTCAACTTCTCCTAAAGAGGAACCATTCTGGTTCAGCAGCGACTTCTTTGCCTAGAGATATCCATGCTGCTCCACCAGATACCTTTGTTGTTAGACTCTCTGAAATCATTGGAAGGTTCATGACTCTGCGTAAAATGGCATTATTTTGGTGGAGGGTTGTTGAAGAA TTGAGAAGACTATGGGCTGAAGAACAACCCATACCTCGAGTTCCCCTGGATGAGAACCCCGATTTGAATTCCTGTCTTCTCTATCAGCAATTGCAGGTCATCAATTGTTGTATTTCTAGGAAAAGACGGCGTGCGATTGCCACAGAAACACTAGATTCCATACTTAGAGAAGCCAGTATACATGTAGATCCAATAGATGTTTCTGCAAGCTCGGTTTCGTCCTCAGTGTTGTATGCTAGACTTAGCAGCGGGGAACTAGTTCTTCGGCTAGGAGCTGATCATCCATATGAAGGTGTAAGGATGTTGGAAACTGGAGAACCAGTATACGCTCCTGTAACACAG GAAGGACCTCTTCTTACAGAAGATCTTATCAAAGAAACGGAGGAGCTTGTTCTGCGGACCGGGAG TGTTGGTGCCGGGTGTTCTCAACTCCTCTCTGATATGCAGGCTTTTAAG GCTGCAAATCCTGGGTGCATTGTAGAAGATTTTGTTAGATGGCACTCACCCCCAGACTGGTCAGAAACAAATCCAGATGAGGAGGTTAAAGATTGCTCAGATGGAGGAGATGCAACATCTAGACGAGGTTACTTGAGTACGCGAATGCAGAAAGAAG GAAATCTGTGGCATGAACTATGGGGAACTTCCAAACCATTACCTGCTGTCAAACAAGCACCACTATTCGATGAAGAATTGGCAGT GGAAGGCATCTTGAGTTTCTTAGAAGACATCGCTCCATCTGAGCTTTTCCAGCAATTGTTTGTTTCTATA CTTGGTTCGGCTTTTGTAATTGCTGAAGGTCCATTGTCCAAGAACAGTAACTTGTCTAAGCTGTTTTATGAGTGTAAAGACTATGTAACTGCCACTTGTCAAACTTCCAAGTGGACTGATAATATTGACGATCTCTGCCAG GTTTATGGAACAGTAGAAACGATGTTAGTTAATCCTGAGGATGGTTTAAAGCTCATTAATCAATCTGAAGAAACTACGGCCCCAGAAGAACCAAAGCATCGTTTTAAGAAACTAATACAAAAAATTAGTGGCAAAGATAGACAGTTCTTGAGAAGACAAAGCTCAGAAAATGACAAGAGTCAAGAAGAGAAGCCCCAACGCCAGGCATTCCCAAACCCATTTGAAgggaaatcatctttgttttcaaAGAAGCCCCCTAAGCCCATCCCCTCTACCGAAATCGAGACACCCTTGTTTCCGGATGATATGATCGGACAGGTGTTTCACAGTTGCAAATACGCTATGTAA
- the LOC113290922 gene encoding glycine-rich cell wall structural protein 1-like, which translates to MGVRNVMKWLSVLLLTLSIVLNLSVFSNGENVDGFGDDRYGGRRGGGRFRDDNDCRWGRCRGGGRYGRGGGQGGGLGGGRGGGLGGGGGAGGGGGGGIGGGSGSGGGFGAGGGLGGGGSAGGGGIGGGGGGGSGGGGGIGGGSGQGGGFGGGVGGGAGGAGGGGGGGGSGGGGGIGGGSGHGSGFGGGVGVGGGGAAGGGIGGGGGGGSGGGGGIGGGSGHGSGFGGGVGVGGGGAAGGGGGGGGGGGGGLGGGSGHGSGFGGGVGVGGGGAAGGGGGGGGGGGGGGGGSGSGSGFGAGGGLGSGAGGGGGRGGGLGGGHGIGGGVGIGIGIGVGVGVGGGSGTGSGTGVGVGNGGGGGSR; encoded by the coding sequence ATGGGTGTGAGAAATGTAATGAAATGGTTGTCTGTGTTGCTTTTGACACTGAGCATTGTACTGAATTTGAGTGTGTTCAGTAATGGAGAGAATGTTGATGGTTTTGGTGATGATCGATATGGTGGTCGAAGAGGCGGGGGAAGGTTTCGTGACGATAACGACTGTCGTTGGGGACGCTGCAGAGGAGGAGGACGATATGGTCGTGGTGGAGGCCAAGGAGGAGGATTAGGAGGTGGACGAGGGGGTGGTTTAGGAGGAGGTGGAGGTGCAGGTGGTGGTGGGGGAGGTGGTATAGGTGGAGGATCTGGGAGTGGAGGAGGATTTGGAGCTGGTGGAGGGTTAGGAGGGGGTGGTAGTGCAGGAGGAGGTGGTATTGgaggaggcggtggtggtgggtcaggtggtggaggtggtattgGTGGTGGATCTGGACAGGGTGGAGGTTTTGGAGGTGGAGTTGGAGGAGGAGCGGGTGGTGCTGGAGGAGGAGGTGGGGGAGGTGGTTCAGGTGGTGGAGGCGGTATTGGTGGAGGGTCAGGCCACGGTAGTGGGTTTGGAGGTGGAGTTGGTGTAGGAGGAGGAGGTGCTGCAGGAGGAGGTattggaggaggtggtggtggtgggtcaggtggtggaggtggtattgGAGGAGGATCAGGACACGGTAGTGGGTTTGGTGGTGGTGTGGGAGTAGGAGGAGGAGgtgctgctggtggtggtggtggaggaggcggTGGAGGCGGAGGTGGTCTTGGTGGAGGATCAGGGCATGGTAGTGGGTTTGGTGGTGGTGTGGGAGTAGGAGGAGGAGgcgctgctggtggtggtggcggaggaggaggaggtggtggaggCGGAGGTGGAGGATCGGGTTCTGGAAGCGGTTTTGGCGCTGGTGGCGGCTTGGGAAGTGGTGCTGGTGGTGGCGGAGGAAGAGGTGGAGGTCTTGGTGGTGGACATGGAATTGGTGGGGGAGTTGGAATTGGTATCggtattggagttggagttggtgtTGGAGGTGGATCCGGCACTGGTTCTGGAACGGGTGTAGGAGTCGGaaatggcggtggtggtggcagcCGTTAA